A single genomic interval of Shewanella psychropiezotolerans harbors:
- a CDS encoding AraC family transcriptional regulator: MAKKEWRREVTEEKIEYWRNPIVPEMELSTASFQQFEFDQHVHLDYHIGVVTKGGQKYQHKGESYHLGKGCISTLNPDEAHNGQSVEAQGYQANVMSIPITYVNQITAELNIKEQFFASPLSWDPDLHLAFLHLHKNLTSPHAKQTQLQIETSLMAFTTEIFQRYGSVKTASHKQHALSYQQIIDIKSQFHDEMHYAFQLEGLAASMGLSKFQFLRQFKAATGMTPHAYLKRIRLEYAKKALAKGEAVIDIALQVGFFDQSHLNKAFKQAFLVTPSHFQKRVI, from the coding sequence ATGGCTAAAAAAGAGTGGCGAAGAGAAGTGACTGAAGAAAAAATTGAATATTGGCGTAATCCCATAGTGCCAGAGATGGAGCTAAGTACCGCCAGCTTCCAGCAGTTTGAGTTTGATCAACATGTTCATCTCGATTACCACATAGGGGTTGTGACCAAGGGCGGTCAAAAATATCAGCACAAGGGCGAAAGTTACCATCTAGGCAAGGGATGCATCTCGACCCTAAACCCCGATGAGGCTCATAATGGCCAAAGTGTTGAGGCCCAGGGTTACCAAGCCAATGTTATGTCCATTCCCATCACTTATGTCAACCAAATCACCGCTGAGCTTAATATCAAAGAACAGTTTTTTGCATCTCCTCTCTCCTGGGATCCGGATCTCCACCTGGCCTTTTTACATCTGCATAAAAATCTCACCAGTCCCCATGCTAAACAAACCCAGTTGCAGATAGAAACCAGCTTGATGGCTTTCACCACGGAGATTTTCCAACGCTATGGCTCAGTGAAGACTGCTAGTCATAAACAGCATGCACTGTCATATCAGCAGATTATCGACATCAAATCTCAATTTCATGACGAGATGCACTATGCATTTCAGCTCGAAGGTTTAGCCGCTTCGATGGGCTTGAGTAAATTTCAGTTTTTGCGTCAATTTAAAGCCGCCACAGGCATGACACCACACGCCTATTTGAAACGCATACGATTGGAATACGCCAAGAAAGCCCTGGCAAAAGGTGAAGCTGTGATAGACATCGCCCTGCAAGTCGGTTTTTTCGACCAAAGCCATCTCAACAAAGCCTTTAAGCAAGCCTTTCTGGTTACGCCCTCTCATTTCCAGAAGCGCGTTATCTGA
- a CDS encoding sensor domain-containing diguanylate cyclase encodes MFQINRQHFKFSLFLGLFGLIANLYPIPLFGNVQLILGNGVFVFVAILLGPWYALFTALLCSIGLFISWSSPHVFIIFCLEAIWLGFARKKDIYSLYADIGYWLLLGMPLFVLYASIFSELPESHLSFITLKQGINGLICAALGSLAVTMVSELWHLEGKVKDKRRRSFNAQLTYSFSLVLTISLLGSALIFNHQVITKQQESLKRNLHDSVTHLGLATEMFIETHERAIDNASRWLSLSGAENISGWQSKLVKLHQSYPGFATMLVTNADARIIAASPLSALGVDKVANKEISVEDRHYFQEAFFNQITYISPAFLGRGFGTDPIVAISAPFYRSDEPNQPTGIIEGSLDLTTFAQIEQANEVYQDQLMILIDEAGRVIYASDALGLAPLSKFKWAESGKGYKTSLSMINLRDIDNPSPEFVYDSYTLNNQWKLYVVKPFSPLLKLLESQYLTTFAVLILSIIITVLVTRVLSIRLTQPLGVIANKFAEYGHSKAADYHINEESPIEFLNLYQSIKKSKQELTSYQLELEEKVAIRTFELQKANAKLQILVEKDELTSLYNRRYAEVKFRSTQDFCQRCDEVMALGILDIDNFKSINDTYGHQGGDECLRVLSKEMKKYFKRDTDVIARYGGEEFLLILPFCNVLMIEDHLNEFRNKVKRLAIENPNDKRLITMTVSIGALVNNAKYSTELDAWFKQADLNLYLAKNQGRDKVIISMPKPSDKQVTV; translated from the coding sequence ATGTTCCAGATTAATCGTCAGCATTTCAAGTTCTCCCTCTTTCTAGGCTTATTTGGCCTCATAGCGAACCTGTACCCCATCCCTCTGTTTGGCAATGTTCAACTGATCTTAGGCAACGGTGTTTTTGTCTTCGTCGCCATCTTGTTAGGGCCTTGGTATGCACTGTTTACCGCCCTGCTCTGCTCAATCGGATTGTTTATCTCCTGGTCTAGCCCCCATGTATTTATCATCTTCTGTCTGGAGGCTATCTGGTTAGGCTTCGCCCGCAAAAAGGACATTTATTCTTTATACGCAGATATAGGATATTGGCTCTTGTTAGGTATGCCATTATTTGTACTCTACGCCAGCATTTTCTCGGAACTACCTGAAAGCCATCTCTCCTTTATCACATTAAAACAAGGGATTAATGGTTTAATCTGCGCCGCTTTAGGGTCTCTGGCTGTCACAATGGTCTCAGAGTTATGGCATCTCGAAGGTAAGGTGAAAGACAAGAGAAGACGCAGCTTCAATGCTCAACTCACTTACAGTTTCTCCTTAGTACTGACCATCTCACTGCTGGGCTCGGCACTGATATTCAATCATCAGGTCATTACCAAGCAGCAGGAAAGTTTGAAGCGTAACTTACATGATTCAGTAACCCATTTAGGGCTTGCGACAGAGATGTTCATTGAGACGCATGAGCGAGCGATAGATAATGCATCTAGATGGCTGAGTTTGTCAGGCGCAGAGAACATATCTGGCTGGCAAAGCAAACTGGTCAAGCTACATCAGAGTTACCCGGGATTTGCCACCATGCTGGTGACTAACGCCGATGCACGTATCATAGCGGCGAGTCCACTATCGGCATTAGGGGTAGACAAGGTAGCCAACAAAGAGATCAGTGTCGAAGACCGTCACTACTTTCAGGAAGCATTTTTCAATCAAATTACCTACATTTCACCGGCATTTTTAGGTCGGGGGTTCGGCACTGACCCCATCGTCGCCATCAGCGCGCCCTTCTACCGCAGCGATGAGCCTAACCAGCCCACAGGGATCATCGAAGGTTCATTAGATTTAACCACCTTTGCTCAAATTGAGCAGGCCAATGAGGTCTACCAAGATCAGTTAATGATCCTCATCGATGAAGCTGGCAGGGTCATATACGCATCGGATGCGTTAGGTCTTGCGCCATTGTCTAAATTTAAATGGGCTGAAAGTGGCAAAGGCTATAAAACCAGTCTGTCCATGATCAACCTCCGTGATATCGATAACCCGAGTCCCGAATTTGTCTATGACAGCTACACGCTCAATAACCAGTGGAAGCTCTATGTGGTTAAACCGTTTTCTCCGCTATTAAAATTACTAGAGTCTCAATATCTCACTACCTTCGCGGTACTTATATTATCTATTATCATTACCGTCTTAGTGACTCGAGTCCTGAGTATTCGATTGACTCAGCCACTTGGCGTCATTGCCAATAAGTTTGCCGAGTATGGACACAGTAAAGCTGCCGATTATCATATCAATGAGGAATCACCTATTGAGTTCCTCAATTTATACCAGAGTATTAAGAAGAGTAAACAAGAGCTAACTTCTTACCAGTTAGAACTTGAAGAGAAAGTCGCGATCCGTACCTTTGAATTGCAAAAAGCCAATGCGAAACTGCAAATATTAGTCGAAAAAGATGAGTTAACTTCGCTGTACAACCGACGCTATGCCGAAGTCAAATTCAGATCTACTCAAGATTTTTGTCAACGCTGCGATGAAGTGATGGCTCTGGGGATCTTAGATATCGATAATTTCAAATCAATCAATGATACCTATGGTCATCAAGGCGGTGATGAATGCCTGCGGGTTTTATCAAAAGAGATGAAAAAATACTTTAAGCGGGATACCGATGTCATTGCACGTTATGGTGGTGAAGAGTTTTTGCTCATCTTACCTTTCTGTAATGTGCTAATGATTGAAGATCACCTCAACGAGTTTAGAAATAAAGTTAAGCGGTTAGCCATCGAAAACCCTAATGATAAACGTCTGATAACCATGACGGTCAGCATAGGAGCTCTAGTGAACAATGCTAAATACAGCACCGAGTTAGATGCCTGGTTTAAACAGGCCGATCTTAACTTGTATCTGGCTAAAAACCAGGGCAGAGATAAAGTCATCATCTCTATGCCGAAACCTTCTGATAAGCAGGTGACAGTATAA
- a CDS encoding LysE family translocator: MELQLLISLAIIHSVALASPGPDFALVVKMASQESRATAIASAVGISVAILLHSLLSVTGVSLLIKSSDLLFVAVQLIGASYLGWMGIGAIRGTLSQWRDKASSQDLDNASHLGLSIKQGFFQGLYTNLLNPKAMVFFITLFSAMITPDINVITKVSAVFIMLILSLIWFIFIALVLSKPLIQLKVKRASPIINLVTGILFISVAIIIVSGAV, translated from the coding sequence ATGGAACTGCAACTGCTTATCTCTCTTGCCATTATTCACTCTGTCGCTTTGGCGAGCCCGGGACCAGACTTCGCCTTAGTGGTAAAGATGGCCAGCCAAGAAAGTCGGGCGACGGCTATCGCCTCAGCGGTGGGAATATCCGTGGCCATCTTGTTGCACAGCTTACTCAGTGTCACCGGTGTGAGTTTACTCATCAAGAGCTCAGACCTGCTCTTTGTCGCCGTGCAATTAATAGGAGCGAGTTATCTTGGCTGGATGGGTATAGGTGCTATTCGAGGCACTCTCTCCCAGTGGCGCGACAAAGCGAGTTCACAGGATCTGGATAATGCGAGTCATCTTGGATTATCGATCAAACAAGGTTTTTTCCAGGGACTGTACACTAACCTATTAAATCCAAAAGCTATGGTGTTCTTTATCACGCTGTTTTCTGCCATGATCACACCTGATATCAACGTTATCACTAAGGTGAGCGCCGTGTTCATCATGCTTATCTTATCGTTAATCTGGTTTATATTTATAGCCTTAGTCTTATCCAAACCCCTTATTCAACTGAAAGTAAAGAGAGCTAGCCCAATCATAAATCTAGTCACTGGCATACTGTTTATATCTGTCGCTATCATCATAGTCTCTGGCGCCGTTTAA
- a CDS encoding alpha/beta hydrolase gives MRTIVIGSTKHLLMAIFYASLGIFVALLVAGVWFLNARPDLDIWHTLELKSEFKRTKNVETFSDYLALEKALFEEVEQKIYDQTQAPHPSILNRYVRGSLADPQKWRHDWNRSYEWPKEDADFGVLLLHGMSDSPYALSHVAMHFKDKAYVLGLRLPGHGTIPSGLVNIQWQDMAAAVTLATEHLKRVLNGKPLYVIGFSTGAALALNHELELVAQNKAGEYSGMVFLSPAIGLPPVAAGAQWQAKLGALLGLEKLSWNSIQTEYDPFKYNSFAVNAGDVVYQLAERNQLLLEQTSAQQLKSLSSVLAFQSLTDDTVSTQAVFSGLYQKLPQDNHQLVIFDINRTEINMGLIPEDPILHFDGIFNTKHLKYDLTLVHNNAKTLDLPRDVVAETHFTQGEPETEILNLSWPRNVYSLSHVALPFPIEDTLYGPEGVHYVKRIQIGATSTRGERGVLGVSADEILRQKWNPFFPYLISRTDQFIEGLKAL, from the coding sequence ATGAGAACGATCGTTATAGGCTCCACCAAACACCTGCTCATGGCGATTTTTTATGCTTCGCTGGGGATTTTTGTTGCCTTGCTGGTGGCCGGGGTCTGGTTTCTTAACGCGAGACCCGATCTTGATATTTGGCATACACTAGAATTAAAGTCCGAATTTAAACGTACCAAAAACGTAGAGACCTTCTCTGACTATCTCGCGCTAGAAAAGGCGCTTTTCGAAGAGGTCGAACAGAAGATTTACGATCAGACTCAGGCACCGCATCCGTCGATCTTGAATCGTTATGTGCGTGGCAGTTTGGCGGATCCACAAAAGTGGCGTCATGACTGGAACCGCAGTTATGAGTGGCCAAAAGAAGATGCAGATTTCGGTGTCTTGCTGCTTCATGGTATGTCAGATTCCCCTTACGCATTATCTCATGTAGCCATGCATTTTAAGGACAAGGCGTATGTCTTAGGTTTAAGGTTACCCGGTCATGGCACCATTCCCTCTGGTCTGGTTAACATTCAATGGCAAGACATGGCCGCGGCAGTGACGTTAGCCACCGAGCACCTTAAACGGGTGCTCAATGGCAAGCCTCTATATGTGATAGGCTTTTCAACTGGGGCAGCTCTGGCATTAAATCATGAGTTAGAGCTAGTGGCCCAGAATAAGGCTGGCGAATATTCTGGAATGGTATTTCTATCTCCGGCGATAGGCTTGCCTCCTGTGGCTGCTGGCGCACAGTGGCAAGCAAAATTAGGTGCCTTATTGGGATTGGAAAAGCTGAGCTGGAACAGTATTCAGACAGAATATGATCCTTTTAAATACAACTCTTTTGCGGTAAACGCCGGCGATGTTGTCTATCAACTTGCTGAGCGTAATCAGCTACTGTTAGAGCAAACGTCGGCTCAGCAGCTTAAGTCTCTGTCATCTGTGCTGGCGTTTCAATCGCTGACTGATGATACCGTGTCGACACAGGCGGTGTTCTCTGGTTTATATCAAAAGCTGCCTCAGGATAATCATCAACTGGTTATCTTCGATATCAATCGTACAGAGATCAATATGGGGCTCATTCCGGAAGATCCTATATTGCATTTTGACGGCATATTTAATACCAAACACCTTAAATATGACCTGACCTTAGTCCATAATAATGCCAAGACACTAGACCTGCCCAGGGATGTGGTGGCTGAGACTCATTTTACCCAAGGCGAACCTGAAACCGAAATCCTGAATTTGAGCTGGCCAAGAAATGTTTATTCTCTGTCTCATGTTGCCTTGCCATTTCCCATTGAAGATACCTTGTATGGTCCGGAAGGAGTGCATTATGTGAAACGGATACAGATAGGTGCAACATCTACTCGAGGGGAGCGCGGTGTGCTCGGGGTGTCGGCCGATGAGATATTAAGGCAGAAATGGAATCCATTTTTCCCTTACCTTATCTCCAGAACAGACCAATTTATTGAAGGGTTAAAGGCGCTGTGA
- a CDS encoding DUF6942 family protein produces the protein MSKPVSTMHIGNAEAKTCYYLPNAPTLPQDWSYRQEDALAILIALNGNHWRKILTIMAKLSAPDADWKNYRDTQLLKRDEQILIGASNLLSTAERHIIVGAVSAAKLSINSANTLFNSLDEQNRLHADGLGVFISPYLDYRQFPNSLIEQLKPYLHE, from the coding sequence ATGTCCAAACCCGTGTCGACTATGCATATCGGCAATGCCGAAGCTAAGACTTGCTATTACCTTCCAAACGCCCCTACTTTGCCCCAAGACTGGAGTTATCGCCAAGAAGACGCCTTGGCGATACTCATCGCACTTAATGGCAATCATTGGCGCAAGATATTAACCATAATGGCCAAGTTGTCAGCCCCTGATGCCGATTGGAAAAACTATCGGGATACTCAGTTACTCAAACGTGACGAGCAAATATTGATAGGTGCATCAAACCTGTTATCAACCGCAGAGCGACATATCATAGTCGGCGCCGTATCGGCTGCTAAATTAAGCATCAATAGCGCTAACACATTATTTAACAGCCTGGATGAACAAAACAGACTCCATGCAGATGGCTTGGGGGTTTTCATCTCGCCTTATCTGGACTATCGCCAATTCCCCAATAGCCTGATTGAACAGTTAAAACCTTATCTGCACGAATAA
- a CDS encoding sigma-54-dependent transcriptional regulator, with translation MKVETLKILVVEDEPDQRSLISQMLEANNYQITSADSVEAAIVSLKQHVPDLVFSDWKLGQLSGMDLLTYVRREHPDMGFIIATAYGTITHAVDAMQAGADDYLAKPYQRQSLLLAIEKVAKSLVLKKQNRRLTSELSQQQELVGIVGKAACMQKVYSRVQRVSATDATVLIGGESGTGKELAARALYQLSQRKHKPFIAINCGSIPESLAESELFGAEKGAYTGATALKIGKLEAANGGTIFLDEIGELPLLQQTNLLRFLQEGIISRLGQNGEIKLDVRVIAATHRDLKLEVAEGRFREDLYYRLNVVPIHMPPLRERQEDIGRLVEHFLQLHSGQYKMEQAKLSANTLKQLLDYAWPGNVRELSNRIERFVLLGDEAEMLDELSSQPKPLNTSQFSLPEDGIEWEVFEKDCLEQAMNKHQGNRTKAAKFLGLSYKAFLYRLEKYQLV, from the coding sequence ATGAAAGTTGAGACTTTAAAAATATTAGTTGTCGAAGATGAGCCCGATCAACGTAGCCTTATTTCGCAGATGCTTGAAGCGAATAATTATCAGATCACCAGTGCCGACAGTGTCGAAGCCGCCATAGTGTCATTGAAGCAGCATGTGCCTGATCTGGTCTTTTCAGATTGGAAGTTAGGCCAGCTGAGTGGCATGGATCTATTAACCTATGTTAGGCGTGAGCATCCTGACATGGGATTTATCATAGCGACGGCATACGGCACTATCACACATGCCGTCGATGCTATGCAGGCTGGGGCGGATGATTATCTGGCCAAGCCTTACCAGCGTCAGTCGCTATTATTGGCTATCGAGAAAGTGGCCAAGTCCCTGGTGTTAAAAAAGCAAAATAGGCGGCTTACATCTGAGTTATCCCAGCAACAGGAGCTGGTGGGTATCGTGGGTAAAGCGGCCTGCATGCAGAAGGTTTATTCCCGGGTTCAGCGAGTGAGTGCGACCGATGCCACTGTATTGATAGGTGGAGAGAGCGGTACGGGTAAGGAGCTTGCTGCCCGGGCCCTGTACCAATTATCCCAAAGGAAACATAAACCTTTTATTGCGATCAATTGTGGCTCTATTCCCGAGTCATTGGCTGAGTCTGAATTATTTGGCGCCGAGAAAGGGGCATATACCGGCGCTACGGCATTAAAAATTGGTAAGTTAGAAGCGGCCAATGGCGGTACGATTTTTCTCGATGAGATAGGTGAGTTACCTTTGTTACAGCAAACTAACTTACTCAGGTTTCTCCAAGAGGGGATCATCAGTCGTTTGGGACAAAATGGTGAAATCAAGCTCGATGTGAGGGTGATTGCTGCCACTCACAGGGATCTTAAATTGGAGGTTGCAGAGGGACGATTCAGAGAAGATCTTTATTATCGACTCAATGTTGTGCCAATTCATATGCCGCCGCTAAGAGAGCGTCAGGAAGATATTGGCAGATTAGTCGAGCACTTTTTGCAGTTGCACAGCGGTCAATATAAGATGGAACAAGCTAAATTATCGGCAAATACTTTAAAGCAGCTACTGGATTACGCGTGGCCAGGGAACGTCAGAGAACTGTCGAATCGTATAGAGCGCTTCGTGTTACTGGGAGATGAAGCGGAGATGCTCGATGAGTTATCGAGTCAACCAAAGCCATTAAATACCAGTCAGTTCTCTTTGCCTGAGGATGGTATAGAGTGGGAAGTGTTCGAGAAAGACTGTTTAGAACAGGCTATGAATAAGCATCAAGGCAACCGTACTAAGGCGGCTAAATTTTTAGGGTTAAGCTATAAGGCCTTCTTGTATCGATTAGAAAAGTATCAACTGGTGTAA
- a CDS encoding ATP-binding protein produces MSIKRYVFLLFGTLIILLGVSQLLISQYYKGELQSELSQSSRTLSKNLVKLLIDNVGSEQEFVVEFSDEELQETIQDIEEARSDFKFDIEEISREIGQLTEEVILIETKNNHDFSRQERRDIQAAMQAKQRELKAHLREMAVHERELEKMQRANIVEARREAAISYRERLHQAVSQIQIDTNTWLEDGNVAIIEAPTVNRDGEFAFNFIHDLSIPSQNTNNQLERFSESMLALILLTSIAALILAYMLSHYISSPLTKLAKGHEKLGDGELGFQVEEKGVKELKAILTGFNKMSRKLAQLSEKEQLMTQQQQLAELGEVTRGIAHSLRNPLHTVGLLSEGAMQAQSKEEGAELLQKIQQKIAMMDKSIQSLLTLSSNEVNRSHSVPIKAIVQDILLELSINGSKPKITFDSTGGLAAINGAESEIRSILHAVLINAVEATPDDGRVEVSINSRSESYQVIVKDSGKGILPEVRDRLCQPHVTTKTEGTGMGIYIAERLIKGHYGGDIQFEDNPTGGTLVTLTFSKSANEGTEAAQ; encoded by the coding sequence ATGTCGATAAAGCGTTATGTGTTTCTCCTTTTTGGAACCTTGATTATATTGCTTGGGGTCAGCCAACTCTTGATCTCTCAGTACTACAAGGGGGAACTACAGAGTGAGTTGAGCCAAAGTTCTCGGACGCTCTCGAAAAATTTAGTTAAGTTGCTGATAGATAATGTCGGCAGTGAGCAGGAATTCGTTGTCGAGTTTTCGGATGAAGAGTTACAGGAAACTATCCAGGATATCGAAGAGGCAAGAAGTGATTTTAAATTTGATATCGAAGAGATAAGCCGAGAAATAGGGCAGTTGACGGAAGAGGTTATCTTAATCGAGACTAAGAATAATCATGATTTTTCGCGGCAAGAGCGCAGAGATATTCAAGCGGCGATGCAGGCGAAGCAGCGTGAATTAAAGGCGCACTTAAGAGAGATGGCAGTGCATGAGCGTGAATTAGAGAAAATGCAAAGAGCCAATATTGTCGAGGCTCGTCGTGAAGCGGCTATTTCATATCGTGAGAGGCTACACCAGGCCGTGAGCCAAATTCAGATCGATACCAATACTTGGCTAGAAGATGGCAATGTTGCCATTATCGAGGCACCGACAGTAAACCGCGATGGTGAGTTTGCCTTCAATTTTATCCATGATTTATCGATTCCGAGTCAAAATACCAATAATCAATTAGAGCGCTTCAGCGAGTCTATGTTAGCCCTGATATTGCTAACCTCAATAGCAGCGTTAATATTGGCTTATATGCTGAGTCATTATATCAGCTCGCCATTGACTAAGCTGGCAAAGGGACATGAGAAATTAGGCGATGGGGAGCTAGGTTTTCAAGTTGAAGAGAAAGGTGTGAAAGAGCTGAAAGCTATCTTGACTGGCTTTAATAAGATGAGTCGAAAACTTGCTCAATTGAGCGAAAAAGAGCAGTTGATGACTCAACAGCAGCAGTTAGCCGAATTAGGCGAGGTCACACGAGGCATAGCTCATAGTCTACGCAATCCATTGCACACGGTAGGCTTATTATCTGAAGGCGCAATGCAGGCCCAAAGTAAGGAAGAGGGAGCCGAGCTATTACAAAAAATACAGCAGAAGATCGCCATGATGGATAAGAGTATTCAATCTCTGTTGACCCTGTCGAGTAATGAAGTCAACCGTAGCCACAGCGTGCCGATCAAGGCTATCGTTCAGGATATCTTGCTCGAGCTGTCTATTAATGGCTCTAAGCCTAAGATCACATTCGACTCTACAGGCGGTTTAGCTGCAATTAATGGCGCCGAATCGGAAATAAGAAGCATATTGCATGCGGTATTAATCAATGCCGTAGAGGCCACTCCCGATGATGGCCGCGTTGAGGTATCAATAAACAGTCGCAGTGAGAGTTATCAGGTGATTGTAAAAGATAGCGGTAAGGGCATATTACCTGAGGTCAGAGATCGCTTGTGCCAGCCCCATGTGACCACTAAAACAGAGGGGACAGGCATGGGGATTTATATCGCCGAACGATTGATTAAGGGGCATTATGGCGGTGATATACAATTTGAAGACAACCCCACAGGCGGTACACTGGTGACATTGACATTTTCTAAATCGGCTAATGAAGGTACAGAGGCAGCACAATGA
- the nadE gene encoding ammonia-dependent NAD(+) synthetase, with protein MKGQILREMKVQAAIEPEYEVQRRVAFIKLKLKESHCQSLVLGISGGVDSSLAGRLCQLAVDELNHEAAKSVYQFIAVRLPYNVQQDEDEAQLACQFIFPSKQVTVNIHEGVVGVHTNTLAGLTAAGIELSDESKVDFVKGNVKARMRMIAQYEIAGLTGGLVVGTDHSAENITGFYTKWGDGACDLAPLFGLNKRQVRKLAGFLGAPEILVSKVPTADLEDDKPQLEDEVALGLTYDQIDDFLEGKSVDRIVDDRLVGIYKATQHKRKSIPTIYD; from the coding sequence GTGAAGGGACAGATTTTACGTGAAATGAAGGTTCAAGCTGCAATAGAGCCAGAATATGAAGTACAAAGGCGCGTTGCTTTCATCAAATTGAAACTCAAAGAATCTCACTGTCAGAGCTTAGTGCTTGGGATCAGTGGTGGGGTCGACTCATCACTCGCAGGTCGTTTATGTCAGCTTGCTGTCGATGAGTTAAACCATGAAGCAGCAAAGAGTGTTTATCAGTTTATTGCCGTGCGTCTTCCTTACAATGTTCAGCAAGATGAAGATGAGGCTCAATTAGCCTGTCAATTCATCTTTCCTTCCAAACAAGTCACCGTCAACATACATGAAGGCGTTGTCGGCGTTCACACTAATACGTTAGCTGGCCTTACGGCGGCAGGGATAGAGCTTAGTGATGAGAGCAAGGTCGATTTTGTTAAAGGCAATGTAAAGGCGAGAATGCGTATGATCGCACAGTATGAAATTGCCGGTTTAACAGGTGGACTGGTGGTCGGTACCGATCATAGCGCCGAGAATATCACCGGCTTTTATACTAAGTGGGGCGATGGAGCTTGCGATTTAGCGCCGTTATTTGGCTTGAATAAGCGTCAGGTACGTAAGCTCGCTGGCTTCTTAGGGGCGCCTGAAATATTAGTCAGTAAAGTGCCAACGGCAGATCTTGAAGATGATAAGCCCCAACTCGAGGATGAAGTTGCACTGGGATTGACCTACGATCAGATAGATGATTTCCTTGAAGGCAAGTCAGTGGATAGGATCGTGGACGATAGACTCGTTGGGATCTATAAGGCAACGCAGCATAAGCGCAAGTCTATTCCGACTATCTATGACTAA
- a CDS encoding magnesium transporter yields the protein MPNFSAEIKSDLNINSILNLNFDFWNDDVSHKLIIFMQEQASGVIQTWLENKSLLQCFYIHQLLPEAESKTFFRLMPAWLVSDMEKIETEIHPVISAVSTAPHLFFTHDMCVGDAITKIHETKETFNNHLAFIVDDQGCYCAVLQIHQLLKHSEARLLVDIAESVGSCHVSTDREKAVAMLQHSDLDYLPIVDLSGKPVATLSAKKAMEVMQLEQTQDVEMLMGIQADDNGTPYMKTSVLEHVRKRIFWIVGLAGVGILSGMVIQSYEDAITALTILALYMPMVADTGGNAGSQASTVIVRSMALGELKLKNWCEVLWKELRISLFIGLGLACISFIKVYFLSHGVSLPNGLTLSMLGSAIALALFFQVVTATVIGAALPLLAKVSGQDPAVVASPAITTIVDVTGLLIYFYVTSLILLS from the coding sequence ATGCCCAATTTTTCTGCTGAAATTAAAAGTGATCTTAACATTAACTCAATTCTTAATTTAAATTTCGATTTTTGGAATGATGATGTCAGTCATAAACTGATTATTTTTATGCAAGAACAAGCTAGTGGTGTTATTCAAACTTGGCTTGAAAATAAATCTCTGCTGCAGTGTTTCTATATTCATCAACTCTTACCTGAGGCAGAGAGTAAGACCTTCTTTCGTTTGATGCCAGCTTGGCTTGTGAGCGACATGGAGAAAATTGAGACTGAGATTCATCCGGTGATTTCTGCGGTTTCAACGGCTCCCCATCTTTTTTTTACTCATGATATGTGTGTGGGTGATGCCATCACCAAAATACATGAGACGAAAGAAACCTTTAATAACCACCTGGCTTTCATTGTCGATGATCAAGGCTGTTATTGCGCTGTGCTGCAGATACATCAATTGCTTAAGCATAGTGAGGCAAGATTACTAGTCGACATTGCTGAGTCTGTTGGCTCATGTCACGTCAGCACAGATAGAGAAAAAGCCGTTGCCATGCTGCAACATAGTGATTTGGATTATTTACCCATTGTCGACCTCAGCGGCAAACCTGTAGCTACACTGAGTGCTAAAAAAGCGATGGAGGTGATGCAGCTGGAACAAACTCAAGATGTAGAGATGTTGATGGGCATACAGGCAGACGATAATGGTACGCCATATATGAAAACATCAGTTTTAGAGCATGTCAGAAAGCGTATCTTCTGGATTGTGGGCTTAGCTGGCGTGGGTATCTTGTCAGGTATGGTGATTCAAAGTTATGAAGATGCGATCACCGCTCTGACCATATTGGCGCTTTATATGCCGATGGTGGCGGACACGGGTGGTAATGCGGGCAGTCAGGCATCTACCGTCATTGTGAGGTCTATGGCTTTGGGAGAACTCAAGCTCAAGAATTGGTGTGAGGTCTTATGGAAAGAGCTTAGGATTTCACTCTTTATTGGTCTAGGTTTGGCGTGCATTTCATTTATTAAGGTGTACTTCTTGTCCCACGGTGTTTCATTACCCAATGGCCTGACCTTGTCTATGCTTGGCAGTGCAATAGCCTTAGCCCTGTTCTTTCAAGTGGTTACGGCGACAGTCATAGGAGCGGCTTTACCTTTGTTAGCAAAAGTGTCCGGTCAGGACCCTGCCGTTGTTGCTAGCCCGGCCATCACCACTATCGTGGATGTCACTGGGCTCTTGATTTATTTCTATGTCACCTCATTGATCTTGCTGAGTTAA